The following proteins come from a genomic window of Trifolium pratense cultivar HEN17-A07 linkage group LG4, ARS_RC_1.1, whole genome shotgun sequence:
- the LOC123923801 gene encoding AP-1 complex subunit sigma-2-like gives MIHFVLLISRQGKVRLTKWYSPYSQKERSKVIRELSGLVISRGPKLCNFVEWRGLKVVYKRYASLYFCICNDQEDNELETLSIIHHYVETLDRYFGSVCELDLIFNFHKAYFILDEVLLAGMLQETSKRTTLRLIAAQEELVEAAKEEASSLSNIIAQATK, from the exons ATG atTCACTTTGTGCTTCTGATTAGTCGACAAGGAAAAGTGAGGCTCACAAAATGGTATTCACCATATTCTCAAAAGGAAAGATCCAAG GTAATTAGAGAGTTAAGTGGCCTAGTTATTTCTCGAGGCCCAAAGCTATGCAACTTTGTGGAATGGAGGGGACTCAAAGTTGTATATAAAAG ATATGCTAGCCTTTACTTTTGCATCTGCAATGATCAAGAAGACAATGAATTGGAGACCCTTTCCATTATTCATCACTATGTTGAGACATTGGATCGCTATTTTGGCAGT GTTTGTGAGCTAGATTTAATCTTCAATTTCCACAAG GCATACTTTATATTGGATGAAGTTTTGTTGGCTGGAATGTTGCAAGAGACTAGCAAAAGAACAACTCTGAGACTCATAGCTGCACAA GAGGAGTTAGTGGAAGCTGCCAAAGAAGAAGCTAGTTCATTGAGTAATATAATTGCACAGGCTACAAAATAA
- the LOC123922281 gene encoding uncharacterized protein LOC123922281 encodes MSNVKHHFKILNITGENYITWNNNLTEYLACEGLDKILEGDNAEVQTADSQELAMKKSKVNRIIKHHLDDGLQTEYSNAKDPKILWDKLKARFGHQRKVLLSSLMDQWNKLRFQDYKSVVAYNSAMHQIIAQLEFCGVAIIEEQKLEKTFSTFHASQVLLQQQYRMRGFTEYSDLVATLLVAEQNNELLIKNHQTRPTGTIAYPEINATTFNRGRGGHNRHKGRGGKAHFDGRGRNHGRNHFRGRGRGRGYVNNYRPPKYDQNNKNHQGKGHLLKKRERK; translated from the exons ATGTCAAACGTTAAGCATCATTTCAAAATTCTAAACATAACCGGAGAAAATTACATAACATGGAACAACAACTTAACTGAGTACCTTGCATGTGAGGGGCTCGATAAAATTCTAGAAGGAGATAATGCAGAGGTGCAAACAGCTGACTCACAGGAATTAGCAATGAAAAAATCGAAAGTAAATCGGATAATTAAACACCACCTTGATGATGGATTACAAACAGAATATTCAAATGCCAAGGATCCCAAAATACTATGGGACAAACTTAAGGCAAGATTTGGACATCAGAGGAAAGTCCTGTTATCTTCATTAATGGATCAGTGGAACAAATTAAGGTTCCAAGATTATAAAAGTGTTGTTGCATATAACTCTGCCATGCACCAAATTATTGCACAATTAGAATTTTGCGGTGTGGCTATAATTGAAGAACAGAAATtggaaaaaacattttcaacttTCCATGCATCCCAAGTATTGTTGCAACAACAATATAGAATGAGGGGATTTACTGAGTACTCTGATTTGGTCGCAACTCTTTTGGTGGCAGAACAAAACAATGAGCTCTTGATAAAAAACCACCAGACACGTCCCACAGGAACAATAGCATACCCCGAAATAAATGCAACAACATTTAATCGTGGGCGTGGTGGCCATAATCGTCATAAAGGACGAGGGGGTAAAGCTCATTTTGATGGTCGAGGCAGAAATCACGGTCGAAACCACTTTCGTGGTAGAGGTCGTGGACGAGGATATGTGAATAATTATAGGCCTCCTAAATATGACCAAAATAATAAGAATCATCAAGGTAAAG GGCATCTGTTgaagaaaagggaaaggaaGTAA